The Apium graveolens cultivar Ventura chromosome 6, ASM990537v1, whole genome shotgun sequence genome contains a region encoding:
- the LOC141664491 gene encoding uncharacterized protein LOC141664491, with the protein MAQQNNQDLPQNNHDPSSIYYIHPSDSFTTQLVSVKFNGVGFHNWKRSMMLTLSAKNKLGFIDGSIHVPAPNAVEYRLWERCNYLVISWLMFTLEESIAKSVLFMRMAREIWLDLEERFGYALIAQVYSLEQQLAEITQGQDSVSEFFTKIKILWGGVNDASPLPHCTCNACTCNLTQRLQQKQQEHMVL; encoded by the coding sequence ATGGCGCAACAAAACAATCAAGATCTGCCTCAAAATAATCATGATCCCTCTAGTATATACTATATTCATCCATCTGACTCTTTTACCACACAACTTGTTTCTGTCAAATTTAATGGGGTCGGTTTTCACAACTGGAAACGCTCAATGATGCTTACACTCTCGGCAAAGAACAAGTTAGGTTTCATAGATGGCTCTATACATGTTCCTGCACCTAATGCAGTTGAATACAGACTCTGGGAGCGGTGTAATTATCTAGTCATCTCTTGGTTGATGTTTACTCTGGAGGAAAGCATAGCCAAAAGTGTGTTGTTTATGAGAATGGCTAGAGAGATATGGCTTGATCTTGAAGAAAGATTCGGATATGCTTTAATTGCTCAGGTTTATTCATTGGAACAACAATTAGCTGAGATAACTCAGGGTCAAGattctgtttctgaatttttcACAAAGATTAAAATACTATGGGGTGGAGTCAATGATGCTAGTCCTTTGCCTCATTGTACTTGCAATGCGTGTACATGTAATCTGACTCAGAGGCTTCAACAGAAACAACAGGAGCATATGGTTCTTTAA
- the LOC141668569 gene encoding uncharacterized protein LOC141668569, translated as MELTVLVQSSDGQVFEVEKKPILMSVSIAKELLSRPKSDHNSPIVLHQIDGKTLNKVIEYCKHHCVPYSTLEDEAVIDSLNAFDAQFVDVDPTTFCTLVRAARDLKIDKLQDLICRSLLKKIKGKNH; from the exons ATGGAGTTAACGGTACTCGTCCAAAGTTCCGATGGACAGGTTTTTGAGGTAGAGAAAAAGCCAATTCTCATGTCCGTGTCGATCGCGAAAGAGCTTCTATCAAGGCCAAAGAGCGATCACAATTCCCCCATTGTGCTTCATCAAATCGATGGCAAGACCTTGAATAAGGTTATTGAATACTGCAAACATCATTGTGTACCCTATTCTACCCTCGAAGACGAGGCTGTCATCGATTCTCTCAACGCTTTTGATGCTCAGTTTGTTGATGTTGATCCGACCACTTTCTGTACTCTCGTTCGA GCTGCTCGTGACCTCAAAATTGATAAATTGCAGGATCTGATATGTCGATCATTGTTAAAGAAGATCAAGGGGAAAAATCATTAG